The Herbaspirillum sp. DW155 genomic interval GATAGATGAGGCTGCGGCCGTTCAGGCCCGCATCGGCCTCGGTGCGGAACATCCAGTCGGTGCGCGGATTGTTGATGCAATAGAGATAGCCGACCGGGATGTGGATCCAGAGGTAGTCGTCCTTGGCGCCGGCTTCGATGAGCAGCACCTTCTTGCCGGTCCCGCGCGAGAGCCGGTTGGCCATGACGCAGCCGGCCGTGCCCGCGCCGATGATGATGTAGTCGTATTGCCCTGCCGATTGCATGGTGTCTCCGCTGTGCGCTTGTTCCTGGTCTGTCAAAGGCCCGTCCGGCCCTACTTCGCCACCGGCATGGTGAACTCCGCCCCCTTGCCAATGGTGGCCGACCAGCGCTGCATGATGGACTTGTAGCGGGTATAGAAACGGATACCCTCTTCGCCATAGGCATGGGTATCGCCGAAGAGCGAACGCTTCCAGCCGCCGAAGGAATGCCAGGCCATCGGCACCGGGATGGGCACGTTGATGCCGACCATGCCGACCTGGATGCGGCGCGAGAATTCATGCGCAGTATTGCCGTCCGCGGTGAAGAGCGAGACGCCATTGCCGTATTCGTGCGCATTGATCAGCTGCACGGCCGAGGCAAAATCGGGCACGCGCACCACGCACAGCACCGGACCGAAGATTTCTTCCTGGTAGATCTTCATGTCGGTCCTCACATGGTCGAAGAGCGTGCCGCCGATGAAGAATCCTTCCTCATGACCCGGCACCTTCAGGCCGCGGCCATCGACCAGCAGACTGGCACCGGCATCGACACCGCTCTGGATGTAGCCCTCCACCTTGGCCTTGTGGGCGGCGGTGACCAGCGGGCCCATCTCGGCATCCTCTTCCATGCCGTTCTTGACCTTGAGCGCCTTCACGCGCGGGATCAGAGCTTCCACCAGCTTGTCGGCCACACTGCCCACGGCCACGGCCACCGAGATGGCCATGCAGCGCTCACCCGCCGACCCGTAGGCCGCCCCGATCAGGGCATCGACGGCCTGGTCCAGGTTGGCATCGGGCATCACCACCAGATGGTTCTTGGCGCCGCCCAAGGCCTGGGCACGCAGCGGGAAGGTGCCGGCGCGTTCGGTAGCCTTGCGGTAAATGTATTCGGCAATCGGGGTGGAACCGACGAAGGACACCGCCTGCACCTCCGGATGCTCCAGCAGCGCATCCACGGCCACCTTGTCGCCCTGCACGACGTTGAAGACGCCATCAGGCAGGCCGGCGCGCTTGAACAGTTCAGCCAGCATCAGCGAAGGTGAAGGATCGCGCTCGGAAGGCTTCAACACGAAGCTGTTGCCGGTGGCAATGGCAATGGGCGCCATCCACAGCGGCACCATCACCGGGAAGTTGAATGGCGTGATGCCGGCCGTCACGCCCAGCGG includes:
- a CDS encoding CoA-acylating methylmalonate-semialdehyde dehydrogenase, translated to MSLPHIDHFINGQLTRSESGRSQDVFNPATGGATARVSLASVQEVNAAVAAASAAAPAWAETAPLKRARVLFKFKELIEQNHDALAKAITLEHGKVFSDAKGEVTRGLEIVEFATGIPQLLKTQFTDNIGGGIDNWNLRQPLGVTAGITPFNFPVMVPLWMAPIAIATGNSFVLKPSERDPSPSLMLAELFKRAGLPDGVFNVVQGDKVAVDALLEHPEVQAVSFVGSTPIAEYIYRKATERAGTFPLRAQALGGAKNHLVVMPDANLDQAVDALIGAAYGSAGERCMAISVAVAVGSVADKLVEALIPRVKALKVKNGMEEDAEMGPLVTAAHKAKVEGYIQSGVDAGASLLVDGRGLKVPGHEEGFFIGGTLFDHVRTDMKIYQEEIFGPVLCVVRVPDFASAVQLINAHEYGNGVSLFTADGNTAHEFSRRIQVGMVGINVPIPVPMAWHSFGGWKRSLFGDTHAYGEEGIRFYTRYKSIMQRWSATIGKGAEFTMPVAK